The nucleotide sequence GTCTAGCTTGTTTTGGGGGTTCAAATCACACAAGACTCATATCATCATTGTCGTTGTATAAGCTTTATTGACATTGATGCAACATAATTGTCTTATTAATAAACAGAAATTGTTAAAATCATCAGAACACAATAAAATCTTTGCATTATTGAGAAAGCTTTGTGATATATCGAAAGAATCAAGACGAAAAATTAGTTGATgacatatataataaaattatttacttgatatcatatatatatatatatgcaggtAAGTTTTTAATTGTATGTTCTTCCCTTGTCTCCTCATCTATCAGGGAATCATTGATGTCACCATGTAACAACTTCATGTATGGTACACATATACATGTAATAGAGCGATCAATGTAATGCTTGTTGAATGTTGATATTATGATGGATCAATATATTTATGAGGAGGACACCACAATTCAATGCGTCCGTCAAGGGTGTGTTCAATTCACAAGTTGTGATCGAAATGTGACAACAGCAACAACATTATATTACTAATTATTATATGCTTACGCTTCAACAGCTCCAAGAAAAATAACCTCCATTTGGGTCAGCATCCAAAGAACTATATGGCCCAATTGAGTTTTATTAATCATGGTTTCCACTATCTACTCCCTTGGACGACTCACTTAATCTTAAGGGTAAATTGCATTCATTATTTCTAATATGGTAATGTTAAAACTTACTTTATTTAGTAGTTATTAATTAGTAGTCATTAATTGTTacatttagtatttattaatggttgtaataattaataaatattaaataaaataaattatagttatttttgattaattttttttgttataaaaaatttttattttttcaaattagaAAACTATCATTTTACTGCAAAAAGGTTTGAGCCTAAATAATTTTAACTATGAAATATGAAATTAACTTGACATCTTTAAAAAATTAGATTAGTTCGATAAAAATTACTCATAATAGATAATTTGTTAGGTTATTTTGTCGAACTAAATCAATCTAGAATGATCAAGtatcaaatattttataattagaaTTAGgatgctaggtagacaaaaaaaaaatagccagaacttgccttatttagtattaattaattgtcgcaacaattaatgaatactaaataaggcaagttatggctgtttttggctgattttctttggttaccaaacatttccgtagAATTAATATCGAATCTATTAGTTGTTACATGAAGCATATTCGATGATGAATGAGGTGCAATAATAATTGTGACCAGCGCATTAGCATTAGATACTTGACGTCAACTCGAAACATTCCTAAATACAATGATGACAGAGAGCAGTGTAGCAAAGACTCGTATACTTTGTTTTTTTCAGTTTAATTAATTAGTAATTTAAATCTCTAATCTCTAAAAGTGGCCCTTGAAGCTTAGTGCATTTTCATATTGATTTGCACATGCATGAATACATGGTACATCTCTGTTATTCTGTAAGTTTTTTCACAAAAGGAAAACCTAATGCCTATTTTGATTTTAGGAATCGTTTTCTGCATCACGTGCAATAAGTTACCCACGTACTAAAGAAACATCCTGATTAAGTGTTAAAGACAAGCATCAGAAGACAATCTCAAAAACTAAATATAGAATTGAGGGAAAAGTATTGACCTTATATATATTGGAATTGCATAGGCACATTTTTCTAGCAATTTTAGACTCTGGTCCTATATCGGTAACAATCAATGTATGTGGATCCCACAAAAATTTTCTAGCATCTAATTAAGAATGATTAACCATGCATCGAGTGGTGTATATTCGTACTTCCCTCAGGTGatagcaattttttttttttctttttccttgatGAGGCGATCGCAGAATTATTTCGTCTATCCCTGTCCCCCATTTGTCTTATCATATGAGTTGGGCCTggagtcaccaaaaaaatatgaGTTGGGCCTGGACTATAATAGTCCTTGCGAAAGTAAAAAGCCCATCCCATCTATTGCAAACCATATGTAGTGTTTGTGGGTCGTTAACTTTTTCTGCTTTGTCTTGCTTTCAATACCATGATCAAAATAATCAATTTgagaaaaccgaaaaaaaaaataatcaatttGAATTTGTGAAGTGCATTCATACATTTAAAAAAGTattagaaatttaaattttgtcttCTACATGCAATAACTTCTTGACCATATATTAAATTGAGGTCTAATTTATGACAGATTAATATTTGACATGTTGAATTAGGAATACTGTAAAAAAAATCCATGACcaaaataataaaaggaaaagtctagaaggtcagtaacttttgtgttttctaaccagcacttaaccataaaaaaaaagtgaatgATTTCTTACTATTgcatgtaatctcacaccattaaaaatatcattaataGCTAATTAATagttacaaaatacaaaaattactgACTCCTAGCATTCCTCATAATAAAAATATGTTCCACTTCTGACCCATGAAAAGACATTATTACCCACCACTGAATACTAATTTGCATTGACCAGCGTATACAGTATTCACCGGATGTTTCTAACAAGAAATTCAATGAGAAAGATGGGAGAGAGTATTCCCTAAAAATATTTGGAAATGAATAAAAAGTATGTAAAACATATATACGAATATGATTTAGTAGTTTgttaataaattataacttaaatggtataatatttttatttttacttaaaATTTTTGAGTTTAAATTTCACTtctaattttaaagaaaaaaaaatcatctaGCAGTTTGGAATTGAATCGATTAAAAAATCGGATGTCAATTTGACTATCTCTTATTTATTTCCTGCATATTTTCAAGATACATACTTGATACTTGGGCACCGAGAATTCGTCCACTTGGCATAATAAGAAGGTTTCTGATTACTTTTCAAGAGTTTTGCCTCTAGGCAACTTGAGATCATCAGATACCAAAGTTTACTGGTTATGGAGTCATATCATTCTTAGTCCTATGGTTATTATCACGTAAACTAAGTCATGTGGCCACAATATTAAATaagttttctttaaaaaaaaaaaaagaaagaaagaaagtcgTCTCTTACCCAAACCAAGTACTACTATTTCTATCGAGAATATTTATAGTTTTTTCCCGCTTGGGGCGTATACCATTAAAACATTCAGTCAAATATAATTAACACGGACAACTAATAAACTCGTAtataccataaaaaaaaaaactactaatGCATTTATGTAAAGGGTTGGAAAAAGActattttcatttatttatttaaagcGCCTGATAAAGTCAGTTCCTTATACTATAAATTAATAACAAAGTCGTGGGAGAACGgccgaaaattaaaattaagggaATAAACTTTTGTTAATGATATAGAGACCTATTAGTACTTTTATCCATAATATTATTacgaaaatataaatattttaaaattatattgatCATCATATTATagattatgataaaaaaaatttatatcattaaactacttttataaaataattgTAAAGGACAAAAATTTTTGNNNNNNNNNNNNNNNNNNNNNNNNNNNNNNNTGTCATGTGATACATTTTagttattaatatataaatataatatataatatagttatattttaattttaattttaatttaatttaaatgcaATTAGAGAATATTATAttgtatattttgattgtcaaatttgtaattagtcattgataataaTATATAAGAGAGATATATAGTGAGTAAAAAgaatgagagaaatagagaaaagaagagagaagaggagaaagctctttaattttggaagaaaatatttgatttcaattgtaatgagaaaaTGATGTAAAATTAGTATATGACATATTTTGgttataaaattagtaatatataataaatttgtttttatatatataaatgatgTTAAAAGCAAAGTATACGTATTTACGTAATAGTATTATTGTGAAGAGCCTTCGTTATTTAGTTGTTAATGCAAAGTTGATTTTTAAAAGGCACAAGCCGGCCAAGGTCGATTCGGCCGGCGTTTACAAAAGATATATAATATAAGGTAATATTGACTTGAATAAATTGTATTTGATATATAGAAAGCAAAAGGGCTGCATGTATGTGTGTAGTAATACTCTCGAAAACAGTATATTCTATTTGCACACAACAAGCTTCATTCACTTCACTAATTAATTAAGCACATAGCTATCTTAATTCATCGATCTCATAAGGTATAGTGCAAAGTAATTAGTATGGGATCCTCCCTGAGTTGCTGTGGCTCTGACAAAATTGAAGAAGCAGCGTATgtcaaatttaatttattgttgaTTATTAGGTGTTAGAAGGGGAAATTTTAATTATGGTGTGAAATAATTAATAATGTTGGTGGTTGCAGGCAAACAGCATTTGGTGCAGTTAACAACAATTCATGGAGAATATTCACATACAAGGAGCTGCATGCAGCTACAAATGGATTCAGTGAGGACAATAAGCTTGGTGAAGGTGGATTTGGAAGCGTGTATTGGGGAAAAACAAGTGATGGTCATGAGGTAACTAAATGGACACTCTACTGTACATATTGGAGTGGTACAAAGagagaatataatttttttatagttattttttattattctattattattcaaaggaaaagtatgaggagtcaatggaatatttgtacaatgtgtacaatggaggtttatggagtattagagatataactattagtaTTACTTTTTCTCATcagacatggtattagagcgctagatccAAAAGGATCCTTGGTGAACTCCAATTCAGTTTaaacttttgggaagatgtttattatcctagTATTCGGATGGTTATTTTAGATAGTATggggatgttcattttgtaactcaatagcccattgtacacattatacaaatagtccattgtctccctagcgggatgCTTATTCAAAATGTGGATCCTATCTTTATTAatctctctttcattctattaaaagaaaaataaatctataaACTTACATCTTTACCGTATAATTCACCTaactatatttaattttaatgttttaCATACCATCAAATATCACATCACATTGACGACGTGAATGGTCATTCAAAAAACAGTACCAGAAATATAACCATTTATATATCTGAATCTCTTGGCGGTTGTTTAATTTGAATGAAAGTGTTGGCAGATAGCGGTGAAGAAACTGAAGGCAATGAACTCGAAGGCAGAGATGGAATTTGCTGTAGAAGTAGAAGTACTGGGAAGGGTTAGGCACAAGAATTTGTTGGGACTGAGAGGGTACTGTGCAGGGAATGAAGAAAGGCTTATAGTGTACGATTACATGGCGAATCTGAGCCTTCTTTCTCATCTGCATGGGCAGTTTACAAATGAAGTGCAACTGGATTGGAAAAGGAGAATGAAGATTGCAATTGGATCTGCAGAAGGTGTCTTGTATTTGCACCATGACGTCACACCACACATCATCCACAGAGACATCAAAGCAAGCAACGTTCTTCTCAACTCAGACTTCGAGCCGCTTGTTGCTGACTTCGGCTTCGCTAAGCTGATCCCCGAAGGGGTTAGCCACATGACTACCCGTGTTAAGGGCACTTTGGGATACTTGGCACCCGAATACGCCATGTGGGGAAAAGTCTCCGAGAGTTGCGATGTTTATAGCTTTGGGATTCTTCTGTTGGAGCTTGTAACTGGAA is from Arachis ipaensis cultivar K30076 chromosome B01, Araip1.1, whole genome shotgun sequence and encodes:
- the LOC107641996 gene encoding PTI1-like tyrosine-protein kinase At3g15890, encoding MGSSLSCCGSDKIEEAAQTAFGAVNNNSWRIFTYKELHAATNGFSEDNKLGEGGFGSVYWGKTSDGHEIAVKKLKAMNSKAEMEFAVEVEVLGRVRHKNLLGLRGYCAGNEERLIVYDYMANLSLLSHLHGQFTNEVQLDWKRRMKIAIGSAEGVLYLHHDVTPHIIHRDIKASNVLLNSDFEPLVADFGFAKLIPEGVSHMTTRVKGTLGYLAPEYAMWGKVSESCDVYSFGILLLELVTGRKPIEKLPGGVKRTITEWAEPFISKSRFGDLVDPKLRGNFDENQVKQAIHVAALCVQSEPDKRPNMKQVVNLLKGYEPNHNAVLNTRLHTVKYTDTLMPLDQHGDDDDATNSSAGYGVFSAIQVQKMNLPP